A genome region from Planctomycetaceae bacterium includes the following:
- a CDS encoding ATP-dependent helicase — MMQNVQYRNVGNLGDIYKHAALVSLGNLLASRKLGKTINYLDTHAFVPEAPVKNRDQWNRDIAKLKGEHPSYGAYYDIEKPKVDEGQYLCSTGLALKVLGNPRLFLSENNPETFRELKRQLLAEGQKPACLLKALEGFCHQDVSDHAGPLLALFDPFMLTEEQLRTAWDIACGTITALTRPCETGAVLVFQYWKHENAVCLPAPEGYVGPVASVARKTERGDAYYHLSAYATTETSQEAARRLDGLGWHDSSNSVSAPPPPPPPPPDANTKTIIKDCKPPSPPRRVFERYIMADYSGAKSKTSQRDKIVMADISVSSGTTELHRGYTRQELRKQIIDLLREATKQGQRTIVGLDHQFSWPMAMLELCGLHGDGIDWRESIRRLATGSYGGGKKGPPLSHPSDFCQLFNRWAKEDNPGLSGPFFGRLYNLPSNSTFWEGKMPFRQTEIYLIEGGASGEPFSATEIGARGAVGGQTICGMRELVALIDQAKEADIPLAVWPFDGLSIDDDAYTGKHVCVEIYPTLLRPACTPQSDDNDAIESAGYVSRKDGEGCLQAILNLTSLKEDDALIRKEGWILGCRPKNSTASVYRKYDTPVKDIEEPGANGHGKIPVPLILTEEQHEIINCGSSLTRVVARAGTGKTFTMVRRACRILTDDPSARTVMLTFTRNAADDMRRQFRELGGDARRFEANTFHGFALKKLLTHGGTVSIGEGMTFRLKHIQMLNEFWRDSILEYFRLGSGAGYALEDNWGERLSRAINTRDPGAHPPADLLNGDRLETAWRALLRFYSQKGFIDFDIVMVLFEYLVRTDERFRRESRGGVSHWIVDELQDTNYPQLRSLQHLAGYQQNAAGIQEDRAKQVVVVGDDFQRIYAWRGAVQDIFDQFAEWGQCRTLGLRTSQRSGQDILNVVNASAHRLAKRTEHQGLCRLVPADIALARTDIAGGILVANSVVQAVTTLRDLGLNDDDITVLAYTNDTTCRVQKKLKRSRIPCDLVTARPADAPGVRCFLAVLSAWFIQGKRNLPIWWFLASKYSRLTADEFSGLWEHLVHQRESDDLVTLVALLDTRMGPALQALCHTERQAQVDVKMLDRVLQGVAAADSEIMDEINSCRRLAAFLGEHPDVRTDPLRVMGEMTRKDFAGSSPTSRGGVKISTIHQYKGLDNEAIILVYDFDFDNPSQYSDRLRMDYVARSRAKRWLIGIDIPAEVDADWP; from the coding sequence ATGATGCAGAACGTTCAATATCGCAATGTTGGGAACCTCGGGGATATCTACAAGCACGCGGCGTTGGTGTCGCTGGGCAATCTCCTAGCCTCTCGCAAGCTCGGCAAGACCATCAACTACCTGGACACGCACGCTTTTGTTCCAGAGGCCCCGGTCAAGAATCGTGATCAGTGGAACAGGGATATCGCCAAGCTCAAGGGCGAGCATCCTTCATACGGGGCCTATTACGACATTGAAAAGCCAAAGGTCGATGAGGGCCAGTATCTCTGTTCGACAGGGCTGGCCCTGAAGGTACTGGGGAACCCCAGATTGTTTCTTTCAGAGAATAATCCAGAGACTTTTCGGGAACTCAAACGGCAATTGCTCGCTGAAGGCCAGAAACCTGCGTGTCTCCTGAAGGCTCTGGAGGGATTTTGCCATCAGGATGTCTCTGACCACGCTGGACCACTGCTGGCCCTGTTCGACCCGTTCATGCTGACAGAGGAACAACTGCGTACTGCGTGGGATATAGCATGTGGGACCATAACCGCTTTAACAAGACCCTGCGAAACTGGTGCCGTGCTGGTCTTTCAGTACTGGAAGCACGAGAACGCAGTATGTCTCCCTGCGCCTGAGGGCTATGTTGGACCTGTTGCATCAGTCGCCCGCAAGACAGAGAGGGGGGACGCCTACTATCACCTAAGCGCCTATGCAACAACGGAGACCTCTCAAGAGGCCGCCAGAAGACTGGATGGGCTTGGTTGGCATGACAGTTCCAACAGTGTTTCCGCTCCTCCTCCTCCTCCTCCTCCTCCTCCTGACGCAAACACCAAGACAATCATCAAGGACTGTAAACCGCCTTCTCCTCCCCGAAGAGTCTTCGAGCGCTATATCATGGCAGACTATTCGGGCGCCAAAAGCAAGACGTCGCAGCGGGACAAGATCGTGATGGCCGATATTTCCGTTTCTTCGGGCACGACTGAGTTACACCGCGGATACACTAGGCAGGAACTGCGAAAACAGATTATCGATCTGCTTCGCGAGGCAACCAAGCAGGGGCAGCGAACCATAGTCGGCCTAGATCATCAATTCAGTTGGCCCATGGCAATGCTTGAGTTGTGCGGACTTCATGGCGATGGAATTGACTGGCGAGAGTCAATCCGCCGACTCGCAACCGGAAGCTATGGGGGTGGAAAGAAGGGCCCCCCACTATCTCATCCGAGCGATTTCTGCCAGTTGTTCAACCGATGGGCAAAGGAGGATAACCCCGGTCTGTCCGGCCCTTTCTTTGGGCGCCTCTACAATCTCCCCAGTAACTCGACCTTTTGGGAAGGAAAGATGCCCTTTCGACAAACAGAAATCTACCTTATAGAAGGCGGAGCGAGTGGTGAGCCCTTTTCGGCTACAGAAATAGGTGCTCGCGGGGCCGTCGGCGGGCAGACCATCTGCGGCATGCGAGAACTGGTGGCTCTGATCGATCAGGCCAAGGAAGCAGATATCCCTCTTGCCGTCTGGCCTTTCGATGGTCTTTCGATTGACGATGACGCATACACGGGAAAGCACGTATGTGTCGAGATATATCCAACATTGTTGCGGCCTGCATGCACACCTCAATCTGACGACAATGATGCGATAGAGTCCGCCGGATATGTGTCCAGAAAGGACGGAGAGGGTTGTCTGCAGGCCATACTGAACCTCACCTCGCTCAAAGAGGATGATGCCCTAATTCGCAAGGAAGGCTGGATATTGGGGTGCCGGCCCAAGAACAGTACCGCATCAGTTTATCGGAAATATGACACTCCAGTTAAGGACATCGAAGAACCGGGGGCCAACGGCCACGGTAAAATCCCAGTGCCACTCATCCTTACCGAGGAGCAACACGAAATAATCAACTGCGGGAGTTCTCTAACACGGGTTGTGGCACGCGCAGGAACAGGTAAGACCTTCACAATGGTTCGCCGCGCGTGTCGAATCCTGACGGATGACCCATCGGCACGCACCGTCATGCTGACATTTACACGAAACGCAGCGGATGATATGCGCAGGCAGTTTCGAGAGTTGGGTGGAGACGCTCGCCGTTTTGAGGCAAATACCTTTCACGGGTTCGCGTTGAAGAAACTGCTAACACACGGAGGAACCGTCTCCATCGGAGAGGGCATGACTTTTAGATTAAAGCATATCCAGATGCTCAACGAGTTTTGGAGGGATTCTATTCTGGAGTACTTCAGGCTTGGCTCGGGAGCAGGATATGCCTTGGAAGACAATTGGGGGGAGAGACTCTCCAGGGCCATCAATACCCGCGATCCCGGGGCACATCCACCAGCAGATCTTCTAAATGGGGATCGTCTGGAAACGGCATGGCGTGCCCTGCTTCGCTTCTACAGCCAAAAGGGCTTTATAGACTTTGATATCGTTATGGTTCTGTTTGAGTACCTTGTGCGGACCGACGAACGATTCCGACGTGAGTCCCGAGGAGGAGTTTCTCACTGGATCGTAGATGAATTGCAGGATACGAATTATCCGCAACTGCGAAGTCTCCAGCATCTTGCTGGCTATCAGCAGAATGCAGCAGGAATACAAGAGGATCGTGCGAAGCAAGTGGTTGTAGTAGGTGACGACTTCCAGAGGATCTATGCCTGGCGAGGGGCAGTACAGGATATATTTGATCAGTTTGCCGAATGGGGACAATGTCGGACGCTGGGGCTTCGAACAAGCCAGAGATCAGGCCAAGACATCCTTAACGTTGTCAACGCCAGTGCTCACCGTCTGGCAAAGCGTACAGAGCATCAGGGTCTGTGCCGCCTGGTTCCGGCAGACATCGCCCTTGCAAGAACCGATATTGCTGGAGGCATTCTTGTCGCCAACTCGGTGGTCCAAGCCGTCACGACCTTGCGAGATCTGGGACTTAACGATGATGACATTACAGTTTTGGCATACACGAACGACACGACGTGTCGTGTCCAGAAGAAGCTAAAACGGTCACGCATTCCCTGTGATCTGGTGACCGCGCGGCCAGCGGATGCTCCTGGAGTTCGTTGTTTTCTTGCGGTTCTATCAGCCTGGTTTATTCAGGGGAAGCGAAACTTACCGATATGGTGGTTCCTTGCCTCAAAATACAGCCGTCTCACAGCAGATGAGTTCAGCGGGCTCTGGGAACACTTGGTACACCAAAGGGAAAGTGACGACCTGGTGACTTTAGTCGCTCTCCTGGATACAAGAATGGGACCAGCACTTCAAGCTCTATGTCATACTGAGAGGCAAGCCCAGGTTGATGTAAAGATGCTCGATCGAGTACTGCAAGGCGTGGCAGCCGCTGACAGTGAAATCATGGACGAAATCAATTCCTGCAGGCGATTGGCGGCCTTCTTGGGAGAACATCCGGATGTTCGCACAGATCCCTTGCGGGTGATGGGAGAGATGACACGAAAGGATTTTGCCGGTTCTTCACCCACATCTCGCGGCGGCGTTAAGATATCGACAATCCATCAATACAAGGGATTGGACAACGAGGCAATTATTCTTGTATATGATTTTGACTTTGACAACCCATCACAATATTCTGACAGACTACGTATGGATTATGTGGCTCGCAGCCGCGCAAAGAGATGGTTAATTGGGATTGACATCCCTGCTGAAGTTGACGCAGACTGGCCATGA